Proteins from a genomic interval of Amphiura filiformis chromosome 9, Afil_fr2py, whole genome shotgun sequence:
- the LOC140160535 gene encoding POU domain, class 4, transcription factor 3-like, with protein sequence MNVKDHVSMHPPIPTAPKYSPLHHRHDRSSEMMRRHCMGQPTGNLFGGLDEGLLARAEALAAVDVMSSVVKTSQPGMHMNIKNDHSTYSPHHVNGGMHPAHFPSSTSCHGPSRGMHPAMDHNEFLDQITAAAIPGATSNSLDQSGSAQLSMHQGFGPLSGPPGHYNPAHSMMPHQMTMNDLDTDPRELEAFAERFKQRRIKLGVTQCDVGKALANLKLPGVGSLSQSTICRFESLTLSHNNMIALKPILSAWLEEAEAAAREKREAPGILNGGDKKRKRTSIAAPEKRSLEAYFAVQPRPSSEKIAAIAEKLDLKKNVVRVWFCNQRQKQKRMKFSAQPR encoded by the exons ATGAATGTCAAAGATCACGTCAGCATGCACCCGCCGATTCCAACGGCTCCTAAATATTCACCTTTACATCATAGACATGACAGAAGTTCGGAGATGATGCGACGACACTGCATGGGCCAGCCAACG GGCAATCTATTTGGTGGCTTAGATGAAGGCTTGTTAGCAAGAGCAGAAGCATTAGCAGCCGTTGATGTGATGTCTTCTGTTGTTAAGACTAGTCAACCCGGGATGCATATGAACATCAAAAACGATCACAGTACGTACTCGCCTCATCATGTCAATGGCGGAATGCATCCGGCACATTTTCCTAGTTCTACATCATGTCACGGGCCATCAAGAGGCATGCACCCTGCTATGGACCATAATGAATTCTTGGATCAAATCACGGCTGCTGCAATCCCTGGTGCAACATCGAACTCATTGGACCAATCTGGAAGTGCACAATTGTCCATGCACCAGGGTTTTGGACCATTATCGGGTCCACCGGGTCATTATAATCCGGCTCATTCAATGATGCCTCATCAGATGACAATGAATGATTTGGACACAGATCCTAGAGAGTTGGAAGCATTTGCTGAACGCTTTAAGCAAAGGCGTATTAAATTGGGTGTCACACAATGTGATGTGGGTAAGGCACTTGCTAATCTAAAACTCCCTGGTGTAGGGTCTCTTAGTCAGAGCACTATCTGCAGGTTTGAATCCTTGACACTGAGTCATAACAATATGATTGCTCTGAAACCCATTCTATCGGCTTGGTTGGAAGAAGCCGAGGCTGCTGCTCGTGAAAAACGTGAAGCACCAGGGATTCTTAACGGCGGGGATAAGAAGCGAAAACGCACGAGTATTGCTGCGCCTGAGAAACGTTCACTCGAAGCATATTTCGCCGTACAACCAAGACCATCGAGTGAAAAAATTGCAGCTATTGCTGAAAAACTGGACTTGAAGAAAAATGTGGTGAGAGTGTGGTTCTGTAATCAAAGGCAAAAACAGAAACGCATGAAATTCTCAGCACAGCCAAGATGA